GCAATGGCGCCTTCCAGCACATCGCCGCGCACCACCGCGCTGACGCCGGCCGGGGTACCGGTCATGATGATATCGCCGGCCTTAAGGGCCACGAAAGTGCTGAGATAGGCGATGGTATCGGGCACATTCCAGATCTGGTCGGCGAGATCGCCGCGCTGGCGCTCGACGCCATTGACCGAAAGCGTGATGGCGCCGCTATCGGGGTGGCCGATGGCGCTTGCTGGTTCGATCGTGCCTATGGGGGCGGAATGGTCGAAGCCCTTGGCCATGTCCCAGGGGCGGCCGGCCTTCTTGGCCTGCGCCTGGACGTCCCGCCGCGTCATGTCGAGGCCTACGGCATAGCCATAGACGTGGTTCAGAGCATCACCCGAAGCGATGTCGGCACCGTCCTTGCCGATGGCGACGACCAGTTCGATCTCGTGGTGGAAATCACTGGTCTGGCTCGGATAGGGGATATCGGCGCCGCCCACCACGATAGCGTCGGCCGGCTTGCCGAAGAAGAAGGGCGGATCGCGCGTGTCATTGCCCATTTCCACGACATGCTCGGCATAGTTGCGGCCGACGCAATAGACGCGCCGCACGGCGAACAGCCCGCCGCGGGCGATCGGGATGGTGACCGGCGCATGGGGCTCGAACAGAAAATCAGCCACGCTTGAACTCCTCGGCATAGGGGGCGATCAGGTCGAGGTCGATCTTGCCCAGCCTATCCTGTGCGGTGAAGCTCTGGTGCCAATAGGGATAGAGCAAAGGCGGCTGGCTGGCCGCATCGAGCCGGGCGCGCTCGTCCGGGGTGAGTTCAAGGCTGGCGGCTGCCAGGTTGTCCTGGAACTGCGCCTCGTTGCGCCCGCCGATGATGACCGAAGTCACCCCCGGCCGCCCAAGCAGCCAGGCGAGGGCCACCTGCGCGCCGGAAACGCCGCGCGTCTCGGCAACGGAAACGAGAACGTCGATGACATCGTAGAGCTTGTCCCAGTCATAGACCGGCGGCTCGCGGAAGCCGCCGACATGCCGGCCCGATTTCGGCCCGCCATCGCGGCGATATTTGCCAGAGAGCAGCCCACCGGCCAAAGGCGACCAGATCAGAATACCCAGGCCCTGGTCCTGGCTGATCGGGATCAGTTCATATTCGGCTTCGCGCGAATGCAGCGTGTAGTGGATCTGCTGGGAGATGAAGCGCTCGCCATGGCGGGCGCCCGCCGCAGCCAGGGCCTTGCTGATATGCCAGCCGGCATAATTGGAGCAGCCGATATAGCGGACCTTGCCCGACTTCACGAGCGTATCGAGCGCCTCCATCGTTTCCTCGATGGGCGTCTGCCCGTCCCATTCATGGACCTGGTAGAGGTCGATGACATCGGTCTGCAGCCGGCGCAGGCTGGCTTCGGCCTGGGCGATGATGTGATGGCGGCTCAGCCCGATCTCGTTGGGTCCGTCGCCCATCTTGAAGCGGACCTTGGTGGCGACCAGCGTTTTCTGGCGGCGGCCGTTCTCGGCCAGCGCCACGCCGATCATCTCCTCGGAGACGCCGGCATTGTAGACATTGGCGGTGTCGAGCAGGTTGATGCCGGCATCGAGGCAGAGGTCGATCTGGCGCGTTGCATCGGCCTGTTCGGTATGGCCGACCTTTTCCGAGCCGCCAAAGGTCATGGTGCCCATGGTCAAAACAGAGACCTTGAGGCCGGAGCGGCCCAGATAGCGGTATTGCATCGGCATTCCTCGTTTGTTCTGGCCGCGATAGGGCTAAAGGGCAAACGGAGTCGGGTCAATGTGCTCTGTGCCGCCTCCCCCTTCTCCCCTCGTGGGAGAAGGTGCCCGAAGGGCGGATGAGGGGGCGGCGAGTTATCCATTAGCATTGAAGCATGGGAGGGCGCGGTGCCCCCTCGCCCGGTTTTCCGCTGGACGCGGAAAACCACCCTCTCCCACAAGGGGCGAGGGTGACCCGACTGAAAAATCAGACGAGTGGCACGATGGTTCGATCCCTGCTAAACCGCCGCCGTCCCTTCCGAAAGCCCCTCCCCGTGCGGCCGCAATCCGTCGTCTTTTCCGTCCTGCTCGTCACGCTGGGCATGGTGTGCACCCAGACCGGGGCGAGCTTTGCCAAGGGGCTGTTTCCGCTGGTGGGCGCGGCCGGCGCCACGACATTGCGGCTGGTGCTGGCGGCAATCGTGCTGGTGGCCGTGTTCCGGCCATGGCGGCAGAGGCTCGACAAGAGACAATGGCGCGCCGTTTTGGCTTATGGCGCCGTCATGGGGGCGATGAACCTGTTCTTCTATGCGGCGCTGCAGACCATTCCGCTCGGCGTGGCGGTGGCGCTCGAATTTACCGGACCGCTGGCCGTGGCTTTGGCCGGATCGCGCAAGGTGCTCGATTTCGCCTGGATCGTGCTGGCCGTGGCCGGGCTCGCCATGCTGCTGCCGCTGGGGCAGGCGCAGGGGGAGATCGGTATATCAGGCGTGCTGCTGGCGCTGGCGGCCGGCGCCTGCTGGGCCGGCTATATCATTTTCGGCCAACGAGCCGGGACCGGTGGTGGGCCGCATATCACCGCGCTCGGCGTCTCCGTCGCTGCCGTCATCGCCCTGCCCTTCGGCGTGGCGACGGCGGGTATGGCTTTGCTCGACCCGGCCATCCTGCCCGTTGCGCTGGGCGTGGCCCTGCTGTCGAGCGCCATTCCCTATGCGCTCGACATGGTGGCCCTGCCGCACATTCCCTCACGGTTGTTCGGCATCCTGATGAGCGGCCAGCCGGCGCTCGGCGCGCTGTCGGGCTTTCTTATTCTCAGCGAGACGCTGAGCCTATGGCAGTTGGGCGGCATCATCGCCATCATCCTGGCTTCGCTGGGCGCGACGGTGACGATTGCGCGGAATACGCCGCCGCCCGTGGCGTAAAAATCGCTTCACCCGCTGTCTGAATTGGGCATAGTCGCTCGTCATGTCACTGATGAGAGATGCCTCAATGCTTTACGCTGTCCTCTGCTACAATGATGAAAACGCCGTTTCCACCTGGACCAAGGAGGAGGACGACGCCTGCATGGCGCGCCTTGCCGTGGTCGAGGATTCCATGAAGTCCAAGGGCAAGATGGGCCCGGTGGCGCGGCTGCTACCGACGACTTCAGCAACCACCCTGCGCAAGACCTCCGGCGAGCCCCTGATCATCGACGGGCCCTTTGCCGAAACCAAGGAGCAGTTCCTCGGCTTCTACCTGGCCGATTGCGACTCGCTGGACGAGGCCATCGCCTTTGCCAAGGAGCTGATCAAGGCCAATCCCAGCGGCGGCGGCTATGAAATCCGTCCCGTCGGCATCTTTCACCCCAGCGAGCTTGGATAATGGTCGACAACGCCTGGATAGCAGCGGCCCTGATGGCGGCCCGACCCCAGGCGTTGAGCGCCCTGCTGCGCTATTTCCGCAATCTCGACGCCGCCGAGGAGGCTTTTCAGGAAGCCAGCCTGCGCGCTGTCAGGACCTGGCCCGTCAAGGGGCCGCCGCGCGACACCGTGGCCTGGCTGATCTTTGTCGGGCGCAATAGCGGCATCGATGCGGTGCGCAAGGTGAAGAACAATGTCGCCCTGCCGCCCGAGGAACACCTGTCGGACCTCGACGATGCCGAGGTCGATATCGCCGAGCGGCTGGATGGCGCCCATTATCGCGACGACATATTGCGGCTGCTCTTCGTGTGCTGCCATCCGGACCTGCCCGCCAACCAGCAGATCGCGCTGGCGCTGCGCGTCGTAGCCGGCCTGCCGCTGCGGCAGATCGCCAGGGCGTTCCTGGTCAGCGAAGTGGCGATGGAACAGCGCATCACCCGCGCCAAGGCGCGTATCGCCGCCAATACTGTGCCCTTCGATCCGCCCGATGCCGAAGGCCGGCTGGAGCGGCTGGGCGTGGTGGCGGTCATGATCTACCTGGTCTTCAACGAGGGCTATTCGCGCGGCCATTCCGACCCCGATGCGGCCCTGCTCTGCGACGAGGCGATACGGCTCGGCCGGCTGTTGCAGCGGCTGTTTCCCAGCGAACCTGAAGTCATGGGGCTGGTGGCACTGCTGCTGCTGCAGCATGCCCGGCACCGGGCGCGTGTGGATGGCGAGGGCCAGATCGTGCTGCTGGAAGATCAGGACCGCAGCCTGTGGGACGGGCCGATGCTGGCCGAGGGGCGGGCGCTGGTGGAGAAGGCCCTGCGCCATCAGGAGCCGGGCACCTATCAGGTGCAGGCGGCCATCGCCGCCCAGCATGCGCGGGCCAGGCGCGCCGAGGATACCGATTGGGGCGCCATCGACCGGCTCTACCAGACGCTCGAAGTCATCCAGCCTTCCCCGGTGGTGACGCTCAACCGCGCCGTGGCTGTGAGCAAGGCCTATGGGCCGGCCGCGGCCTTGGCGCTGATCGCGCCTTTGGGCGACAAGCTCGACAGCTATTTCCACTATCACGGGGTGCGCGGCGGGCTGCTGCTGCAACTGGGCGATACATCAGGGGCGCGCGAGGAATTCAACCGCGCCATCGCGCTGGCCGGCTCGCCGGCCGAGGCGGCGCATATCAGGCTGCATCTCGACCGTCTCGCGGCGCAGCCGGCTTTGCCGCCGGCCAGCGCGATCAAATAAGGCGCGTCGAACTGGCGCCGGGCCACTCATCGTGCTTGCATACGTCAATCGAGGAGAACAGCCATGACCGCACCCCGCCCTACGACCGGCGTTACGCCCTATCTCAATGTCGACGGCGCCCGAAAGGCTCTCGACTTCTACAAGACCGCCTTTGCCGCCATCGAGCACGAGGCCATGCAGGCCGAGAACAGCGAAAAGCTGATCCACAGCACGATCGAGATCAATGGCAGCATGATCTTCGTCTGCGACTTCTTCCCCGAATATGGCTTCGCGCCGGTCAAGCCGCAGGGCTTCAACATGCATATCCATGTCGATGACGCCCAGCAGTGGTGGGACCGCGCCGTCGCCGCCGGCTGCAAGGTGACCTCGCCGCTCAAGGTCGAATTCTGGGGCGATATCTATGGCCAGCTCGAAGACCCGTTCGGCGTGACCTGGGCGATTGGGCAGAGTGTGAAGCAGGAGGGGTGAGCCCGTACGTTCTCAGCCATCGCCCCTCTCCCCTTGCGGGAGAGGGTGGTTTTCCGCGTTCAGCGGAAAACCGGGTGAGGGGTCCTGCGCCGTCCCATGCTTCAATGCCAGCGGATAGCGCAGGACCCCTCATCCGCCCTTCGGGCACCTTCTCCCGCAAGGGGAGAAGGGAACGCCGCCGGCATTGAGGTAAGTCTTCACTTCGCCCTGCTAAAGTCCCGCCATGCCCACCGACAAGCTCAAATCCTACCGCGACAAACGCGATTTCCAGCGCACCAGCGAGCCTGCGGGGGCGCTGGGCAGCGCGGGCAATCGCTTTGTCATTCACAAGCACCACGCCACGGCAGACCATTATGACCTGCGGCTGGAACTCGATGGCGTGCTGAAAAGCTGGGCCGTGCCCAAGGGGCCTTCGCTCAACCCGGCCGACAAGCGCTTCGCTGCCGCCACCGAGGATCACCCCATCGACTATATCGACTTCGAGGGCGTCATCCCCGAGGGCGAATATGGCGGCGGGCCGATGATCGTCTGGGATACCGGCACCTGGGCGCCGATGGGCGATCCGCATGAGGACCTCAGGAAGGGCGCCTTCAAGTTCCGCCTGGTGGGCGAAAAACTGCGCGGCGGCTGGATGCTGGCGCGGCTCAAGGGCAAGCCGGAGGACAAGGGCAAGGAGGGCTGGATCCTGTTCAAGGAACGGGACACATCAATGAGCACCGAGGAGAATATCCTCGAAACCCGCCCGGAAAGCATCAAGACCGGACGGCGGATCGAAGAACTGGCGGCGCCACCAGCGGCCCCGATCAAAAAGGCTGGCAAGCCACAGCCGGGCAAGTTGATCGGAGCCGTGAAGGCGCCCCTGCCCGCCACGATGGAACTGCAACTGGCCTCGCCGGCCGAAAAGCTGCCGGACCCCAAGGGGAAATACCTGCACGAAATCAAGTTCGACGGCTACCGCACGCTGGCCTTTGTCGAGGCCGGTACGACGCGGCTGATCACGCGGGGCGGGCTGGACTGGACCAAGCGCTATGGCGACCTGCCCAAGGCGTTCGGGGAGCTCAATTGCCGCGAGGCCATCGTCGATGGCGAGATCGTGGTGCTCGACAAGCAGGGGATCAGCCGCTTCTCCATGCTGCAGGATGCGCTGTCGGACGGGGCCGGCAACAAGCTGGTGTTTTATGCCTTCGACCTGCTGCATCTCGACGGCTGGGATCTGCGCCAGGTGCCATTGGTCAAGCGCAAGGCTCTGCTGGCGCAATTGCTCTCCGGCCATGTGACGCCGCGTTCGGCGATTCAATATTCCGACCATGTCGAGGGCGACGGGCAGGTGCTGCTCGACCATGCCTCCGAACTGGGGCTGGAGGGCGTGGTTTCCAAGCGCGCCGACAGCAAGCATAGCGCCGGGCGGTCATCGAGCTGGCTCAAGATCAAGGCGCTGAAGACCGGCGACTACGTCATATCAGGCTATAGCGACAGCGCCGCCAATGGCGGCATCGGCGCTCTGGCCGTGGGCGAATGGGTCGAGGGGGAACTGGTCTATCGCGGCAAGGTGGGGACCGGGTTTGACGCCGCCACGATGAAATCGCTGGTGGCGCGGCTGGCGCCTCTGCGGATCGACGAGAAGCTGGAGGGCGCGCCCAAGGAGATCCTTCCGGTGCGGCCGATCCTGACCGCGCGCGTGCAATATGCAAACCAGACCACTGACGGCATGCTGCGCCATGCCGTGTTCAAGGGATTGCGGCAGGCCGAGCTGACGACGCCGGTAAGCGCGCCGGTCAAGCGCATCATCTCCGACGCCGACCTCGCCGGCATCTGGGTGACCAATCCGACACGGCGGCTGTTCGGCAAGACCGGGCCGACCAAGCTCGATATCGCGGTCTATTATGCCGGTGTGGGCGACTATATGCTGCCGCACCTGTTCAACCGGCCGGTCTCGCTGTTCCGCTGCCCCACCGGCAAGCCGCATGACTGCTTCTTCCAGCGCCATCCCTTTACCGGCATGCCCGATGGCCTCAAGAGCTTCGAGACGCAGAATTCGGAGGGCGAGAAGCAGACCTATATCTCGGTCGAGGACGCCAGAGGCTATCTGGCTTTGGCCCAGTTCGGCGTCATCGAGTTCCACGCCTGGGGCACCCATGCCAGCCATATCGACAAGCCCGACCGGGTGATCTTCGATCTCGACCCCGGCGAGGGCGTACAATGGCGCGATGTGGTCAATGCCGCCGTGCATCTGCGCGGGGGGCTGGAGGGCATGGGGCTCAAACCCTTTGTCAAGACCTCGGGTGGCAAGGGCGTGCATATCGTGGTGCCGACCACGAAAAAGCTGACCTGGAAACAGGCGCATGCCGCCTGCGCCGCCATTGCGGTGGAACTGGCCAGGACCGGGCCCGACACGTTCACCACGACGATGGGCGAGCAGAACCGCAAGAACCGCATCTTCATCGACTATCATCGCAATGCGCGAAGCGCGACGGCGGTGGCGGCCTATTCGCTGCGCGCCCGCCCGCACCTGCCGGCCAGCACGCCGATAGACTGGCGCGATCTGGAATCCATCGACTCTCCGGAAGACCTGAATTATTCTACTCTTCCGGGTTTGTTAACCACGGCTGGCGACCCCTGGGCCGACATTAACGAGTCCGCACGGGATCTAACGTCATGATTTACGTGTTGTTTGCGTAGTGATCGCGCGTAGGAGACGAAAATGGCACCCAGAGCGAGTTGGAAGGGCCATATCAGATTGAGCCTGGTGAGCTGCGCGGTGAAGATGTTCCCGGCGACATCGACGTCGGAACGCATCAGCTTCAACCAGCTGCACAAGGATACGCATAACCGCATCAACATGAAGCCGGTCGACCCCGAATTGGGGCTGGTCGAACGATCAGACCTGGTGCGCGGCTACGAATACGAAGCCAAGCAATACATCATCATCGAGGACGAAGACCTCGAAGCCGTCCGCATCGAATCCAACCACACGCTCAATATCGAAGCCTTTGTCGATGAGAGCGAAGTGGACGAGATCTATCAGGACGCCCCCTATTATCTCGCCCCCGACGGGGCCATGGCCGAGGAAACCTTCGTGGTTTTGCGCGAAGCCCTGCGCAAGAGCGGCAAGGTGGCCATTGCCCGGCTGGTGCTGTCGAGCCGCGAGCGCGTGGTGACCATCGGCGCCCGCGACAAGGGCATGTTCGTGACCACTCTGCGCAATCCCAACGAGGTGCGCGGCATGGCCGAATATTTCGACAATATCCCGCAGGGCAAGCCCGACGCGGAAATGCTCGACCTGGCGCAGAAGCTGATCGACCAGAAGGTCACCCATTTCGACCCCAAGGCCTATGAGGACCGCTACGAAGTGGCCTTGCTCGGCATGATCAAGGAAAAGCTCAAGGGCCACAAACCAATCATTGCAGCGGCGCCCGAACGCGGCAATGTTATCAACCTGATGGACGCGCTGAAGGCGAGCCTGGGGGAAGCCAAGCCGGCCGCGAAAAGCAAGGCCAAGGCACCTGCCGCGGCGCCCAAGGAATCCGCCGCCAAGGCATCGCTCAAGGCCGCATTGGAAGCATCCAAGGCCGCAGCACCAAAGGCGGCCGCAAAAAAGAAAGCCTGACCTAGATGCGAGCAAGCGGGGAGAGCTATGGGGTGATCGGCGCCCTGCAGGCCTTCCCGCTGCGCCTGGCGACGCGGCGGGTGCAAAGCCTGGGCGGACGGCTGCATCGCAACATCACCCGCGGCACCACTGCCGCCGTGCTGGGCCGCACCCTGCTCGCAAGAAAATCGCAGGAATATATCGAGCAAGCCGCCAGCAAGGCGCGGGCAAACAACGTCCCTTTGCTGAGCGAAAACGGCTTCCTGCGCCTGCTGCGCAGCCTGCCCCCGGTGCCATCGGCCAATATCACCCGGCAGGCCATGCTGGATCAGTCGCGCCTCGATGGCGACGTGCTGGACCTGCTGGCGCTGTTCGACGCCTTCGAGCACCATGCCGAACCCTTCTCGTTCCGCGACGTCATCCTGGCGAAGAAATATGCCGGACTGGTCGCCTCTGGCGCGAGCTGGAGCGCCATTGCGCGCTCGGTGCACCAGATCGGCCCGGTGGGCTCGCTGACAGCGTTGACGCTGCAGGCCGATGGTCCGGCGCGCATCGTGGCCAGGGACGCCCATTCGCTGGCCGAACTGAACGGACAACGCCTGCTGCCCCTGCCCGAAGTGGACGAGGATGCCGAGGACTATTTCGGCCTGGCCGAAACGGCGGAGGCGGCCGAACTCTTCGCCGAGGCGGCGACGCTCTACGAGCATTGCTCATCGATCGACTCCACCGATGCGGTGGCAGCGTTCAATTTCGGCAATTGCCTGCGCAAGCTGGAGCGGCTGGAAGAGGCCGCGACGGCCTATATCACCGCCATCAAGCGCGACCCGGATTTCGTCGAGGCCTGGTTCAACCATGGCGGCGTGCTGCGCGACATGGGCCGCGTGGCGGCGGCGCGCGAGCACCTGGCCAGGGCGGTGGCGCTGGACCCTGATTATGCCGACGCGGTCTACAATCTCGCTGCGCTGGAATATGACGCGCATGACCTGGCCGCGGCGCGGCAATGGTGGCTGCGCTATCTGGAACTGGACAGCGATTCCGACTGGGCAAGACGGGCCCGGGCCGGGGTGGGGCTGGCCAATCGGACGCTGAACAAGGCAGGGTAGAGGCACATCGCATCCCCACACGCGATCGTCACCCTCGGGCTTGACCCGAGGGCTCTGTACTTGTTGTCCGTCCGGCAAGTGAAACGCCCTCGGGTCAAGCCCGAGGGTGACGGCCGGTGGGTGGGCGGCTAAAGTGCGCCCAAACCACGGGACCCCACGCCATGCCCACCAGCTTCCTCTTCGACGGCCCCGAAGATGCCCGCGTCACCATCCTGCTCGCCCACGGCGCCGGGGCACCAATGGATTCCGCTTCGATGAATGCCACGGCCAAGGCGCTGGCGGCGGAGGGCTTTCGCGTGGCGCGGTTCGAATTCGGCTACATGACCAGCCGCCGCACCGAGGCGGGCAAGAAACCGCCGCCGCGGGCGGACAAGGTGATGCCAGAATTCATCGCCGCGGTGGACGATCTGGGGCCGACCAATGGGCCGCTCATCATCGGGGGCAAATCCATGGGCGGGCGGGTGGCCAGCATGGTGGCTGATAGCCTGTTCGAGGCCGGGCGCATCGCCGGGCTGGTCTGCCTCGGCTATCCGTTCCACCCACCAGCCAAGCCGGAGACTTTGCGCACCGCGCATCTGGCGGAGCTGAAGACGCCGACCATGATCTTCCAGGGCACGCGGGACGAATTCGGCTCGCCCGAGGAGATTGCCGGCTACACCTTGTCGCCTGCCATCACGGTGCAGTTTCTCGAAGATGGTGACCATGATCTCAAGCCGCGCAAGACGCTGTCGGGCTTTTCGACCGCCGATCATCTGAAGACCATCGCCACCAGCATCGACGCCTGGGCCAAGCGCATCGCGAAGTGAAGATCGCCACCTATAATATCAACGGTATCAACCGCCGCCTGCCCAACCTGATGGCGTGGCTGGCCGACGCGGCGCCTGACGTCGTGTGCCTGCAGGAGCTCAAGGCCAGCGACCGGCAGTTCCCCGCCACCGGCCTGGCCGATGCCGGCTATGGCGCGGTGTGGCGCGGGGAATCGAGCTGGAATG
This sequence is a window from Devosia ginsengisoli. Protein-coding genes within it:
- a CDS encoding aldo/keto reductase, with product MQYRYLGRSGLKVSVLTMGTMTFGGSEKVGHTEQADATRQIDLCLDAGINLLDTANVYNAGVSEEMIGVALAENGRRQKTLVATKVRFKMGDGPNEIGLSRHHIIAQAEASLRRLQTDVIDLYQVHEWDGQTPIEETMEALDTLVKSGKVRYIGCSNYAGWHISKALAAAGARHGERFISQQIHYTLHSREAEYELIPISQDQGLGILIWSPLAGGLLSGKYRRDGGPKSGRHVGGFREPPVYDWDKLYDVIDVLVSVAETRGVSGAQVALAWLLGRPGVTSVIIGGRNEAQFQDNLAAASLELTPDERARLDAASQPPLLYPYWHQSFTAQDRLGKIDLDLIAPYAEEFKRG
- a CDS encoding VOC family protein, which translates into the protein MTAPRPTTGVTPYLNVDGARKALDFYKTAFAAIEHEAMQAENSEKLIHSTIEINGSMIFVCDFFPEYGFAPVKPQGFNMHIHVDDAQQWWDRAVAAGCKVTSPLKVEFWGDIYGQLEDPFGVTWAIGQSVKQEG
- a CDS encoding EamA family transporter, whose protein sequence is MRPQSVVFSVLLVTLGMVCTQTGASFAKGLFPLVGAAGATTLRLVLAAIVLVAVFRPWRQRLDKRQWRAVLAYGAVMGAMNLFFYAALQTIPLGVAVALEFTGPLAVALAGSRKVLDFAWIVLAVAGLAMLLPLGQAQGEIGISGVLLALAAGACWAGYIIFGQRAGTGGGPHITALGVSVAAVIALPFGVATAGMALLDPAILPVALGVALLSSAIPYALDMVALPHIPSRLFGILMSGQPALGALSGFLILSETLSLWQLGGIIAIILASLGATVTIARNTPPPVA
- a CDS encoding YciI family protein; the protein is MLYAVLCYNDENAVSTWTKEEDDACMARLAVVEDSMKSKGKMGPVARLLPTTSATTLRKTSGEPLIIDGPFAETKEQFLGFYLADCDSLDEAIAFAKELIKANPSGGGYEIRPVGIFHPSELG
- a CDS encoding tetratricopeptide repeat protein: MRASGESYGVIGALQAFPLRLATRRVQSLGGRLHRNITRGTTAAVLGRTLLARKSQEYIEQAASKARANNVPLLSENGFLRLLRSLPPVPSANITRQAMLDQSRLDGDVLDLLALFDAFEHHAEPFSFRDVILAKKYAGLVASGASWSAIARSVHQIGPVGSLTALTLQADGPARIVARDAHSLAELNGQRLLPLPEVDEDAEDYFGLAETAEAAELFAEAATLYEHCSSIDSTDAVAAFNFGNCLRKLERLEEAATAYITAIKRDPDFVEAWFNHGGVLRDMGRVAAAREHLARAVALDPDYADAVYNLAALEYDAHDLAAARQWWLRYLELDSDSDWARRARAGVGLANRTLNKAG
- a CDS encoding alpha/beta family hydrolase, translated to MPTSFLFDGPEDARVTILLAHGAGAPMDSASMNATAKALAAEGFRVARFEFGYMTSRRTEAGKKPPPRADKVMPEFIAAVDDLGPTNGPLIIGGKSMGGRVASMVADSLFEAGRIAGLVCLGYPFHPPAKPETLRTAHLAELKTPTMIFQGTRDEFGSPEEIAGYTLSPAITVQFLEDGDHDLKPRKTLSGFSTADHLKTIATSIDAWAKRIAK
- a CDS encoding Ku protein, which codes for MAPRASWKGHIRLSLVSCAVKMFPATSTSERISFNQLHKDTHNRINMKPVDPELGLVERSDLVRGYEYEAKQYIIIEDEDLEAVRIESNHTLNIEAFVDESEVDEIYQDAPYYLAPDGAMAEETFVVLREALRKSGKVAIARLVLSSRERVVTIGARDKGMFVTTLRNPNEVRGMAEYFDNIPQGKPDAEMLDLAQKLIDQKVTHFDPKAYEDRYEVALLGMIKEKLKGHKPIIAAAPERGNVINLMDALKASLGEAKPAAKSKAKAPAAAPKESAAKASLKAALEASKAAAPKAAAKKKA
- a CDS encoding fumarylacetoacetate hydrolase family protein gives rise to the protein MADFLFEPHAPVTIPIARGGLFAVRRVYCVGRNYAEHVVEMGNDTRDPPFFFGKPADAIVVGGADIPYPSQTSDFHHEIELVVAIGKDGADIASGDALNHVYGYAVGLDMTRRDVQAQAKKAGRPWDMAKGFDHSAPIGTIEPASAIGHPDSGAITLSVNGVERQRGDLADQIWNVPDTIAYLSTFVALKAGDIIMTGTPAGVSAVVRGDVLEGAIAGIGTVRTRIA
- the ligD gene encoding DNA ligase D, with the protein product MPTDKLKSYRDKRDFQRTSEPAGALGSAGNRFVIHKHHATADHYDLRLELDGVLKSWAVPKGPSLNPADKRFAAATEDHPIDYIDFEGVIPEGEYGGGPMIVWDTGTWAPMGDPHEDLRKGAFKFRLVGEKLRGGWMLARLKGKPEDKGKEGWILFKERDTSMSTEENILETRPESIKTGRRIEELAAPPAAPIKKAGKPQPGKLIGAVKAPLPATMELQLASPAEKLPDPKGKYLHEIKFDGYRTLAFVEAGTTRLITRGGLDWTKRYGDLPKAFGELNCREAIVDGEIVVLDKQGISRFSMLQDALSDGAGNKLVFYAFDLLHLDGWDLRQVPLVKRKALLAQLLSGHVTPRSAIQYSDHVEGDGQVLLDHASELGLEGVVSKRADSKHSAGRSSSWLKIKALKTGDYVISGYSDSAANGGIGALAVGEWVEGELVYRGKVGTGFDAATMKSLVARLAPLRIDEKLEGAPKEILPVRPILTARVQYANQTTDGMLRHAVFKGLRQAELTTPVSAPVKRIISDADLAGIWVTNPTRRLFGKTGPTKLDIAVYYAGVGDYMLPHLFNRPVSLFRCPTGKPHDCFFQRHPFTGMPDGLKSFETQNSEGEKQTYISVEDARGYLALAQFGVIEFHAWGTHASHIDKPDRVIFDLDPGEGVQWRDVVNAAVHLRGGLEGMGLKPFVKTSGGKGVHIVVPTTKKLTWKQAHAACAAIAVELARTGPDTFTTTMGEQNRKNRIFIDYHRNARSATAVAAYSLRARPHLPASTPIDWRDLESIDSPEDLNYSTLPGLLTTAGDPWADINESARDLTS
- a CDS encoding RNA polymerase sigma factor, whose amino-acid sequence is MVDNAWIAAALMAARPQALSALLRYFRNLDAAEEAFQEASLRAVRTWPVKGPPRDTVAWLIFVGRNSGIDAVRKVKNNVALPPEEHLSDLDDAEVDIAERLDGAHYRDDILRLLFVCCHPDLPANQQIALALRVVAGLPLRQIARAFLVSEVAMEQRITRAKARIAANTVPFDPPDAEGRLERLGVVAVMIYLVFNEGYSRGHSDPDAALLCDEAIRLGRLLQRLFPSEPEVMGLVALLLLQHARHRARVDGEGQIVLLEDQDRSLWDGPMLAEGRALVEKALRHQEPGTYQVQAAIAAQHARARRAEDTDWGAIDRLYQTLEVIQPSPVVTLNRAVAVSKAYGPAAALALIAPLGDKLDSYFHYHGVRGGLLLQLGDTSGAREEFNRAIALAGSPAEAAHIRLHLDRLAAQPALPPASAIK